The stretch of DNA ATGGCGTGCAAATTGGTTCCTTGCTGCGCTTCAGCAATACCTACCAGCTGCAACAGATGTGGCGCGCCAATTCGGATCTGGGCGCACACGCGCAGACCCAGCCTTACCTGACGGCGCTGGAAACGGTCATGAGCGACGAGCAGTCCAGTATCAGTTATGGCATCGACAACTTTTTCAAGGCGCTCAATGCGGCCGGCGTCGATCCGACTTCCAGCCCGCTGCGCCAGCAGGTGGTCACCACGGCCAACTCCATGGCCCAGCAGTTCAACTCGATTTACAACGTGGCTGCCAACCAGGTGATCTCGGTCACCCAGCAGCAGCAGGCGATCCTGCCGTCGCTGAACGAATCGCTGGCCGGCATTGCCTTGCTGAACAAGCAGATCGTCTCGGTCGGCGGCACCGGCACCAACACCTCGGCGCTGATGGACAAGCGCGAACAGCTGATCGACAGCGTCTCGGCGCAGGTCGGCGTGGACGTGGTCTACAACCCGAACGGCAGCGTCAACGTCTCGCTGAAGAGCGGCGAGCCGCTGGTGATGAGCGACTCCGCCTCGACCGTGTCCTACAGCACCGAAAGCGGTTCGCCGGTGCTGCAGCTGAGCTACTCGAATGTCAAGTTCACGCTGGACGACACCAAGGTCGGCGGTCAGCTGGGCGGTTTGGGCGACTTCAAGCAAAACACGCTGATTCCGCTGCAGACCTCGATCAAGGAATTGGCTGACCAGGTCGCAACGCGGATCAACGCCGCCCAGGCCACCGGCTACACCGCCCCGGGCGTCACCGGCGAGCCGATGTTCGAGGTGCCCGCCACCACCGGCATCATGCAAATCAGTGACGGCTTTACCAGTGGCGGCCTGGCGTTCTCCAGCGACGGCACGCCGGGCGACAGCGGCAATCTGCAGAATCTGATTGACGTCAAGGGTCAGAAGATCCAGCTGTCCTCGCTCGGCAACACCGACGTGGTGCTGAGCGACGCCGACACCCAGCTGGTCGGCAAGCTGGGCATCCAGAGCCAGCAAAACCAGGCCCTGCTGGCGACCGCCACCACCGTCCGTTCGCAGGCGGAAGACGACTGGAAATCCACCAGCGCCGTCAACAGCGACGAAGAAGGCATCAACCTGGTGGAATTCCAGAATATGTATCAGGCCAATATGAAGGTGATTGCCGTGGCCAATACCCTGTTTGAATCCACGCTGCAAATGTTCGGTTAAGGAGAGCTTCATGCGTATCGCCACCAGTCAATTCCAGGCCACCATGACGCGCAGCCTGCAATACAACCAGGGCCAGTTGTCCTCGCTGAGCGCGCAAATGTCCAGCGGCAACAAGATCCAGGTACCGTCCGACGATCCGGTCACCGCCGTGCGCCTGTCGCGCCTGGCGCGCGAGGAAGCCATCCTCGGCCAGTACCAGGACAATATCGGCGCCATCAAGATCCGCCTGTCGTCCAACGAGACCTATCTGCAGAGCATGGTCAACGACATCACCCAGGCCCACGACCAGCTGGTGCTGGCGGCCGACGGCAGCAACACCGGCGACGACCTGAAGTCCATGGTGACCACCTTCACTTCACTGCGCGACAGCCTGCTGTACAGCGCCAACGAAAAAGACCAGGAGGGCAATTATGTGTTCTCCGGCACCGCTACCGGCACCCCGGCCATCAGTTACGATGCCAGCGCGCCGCTCGGTTCGCGCTACACCTTCAGCGGCAACACCAATCAGCAGAAGTCGGTGATCGGCAACGGTATCAGCCAGACCGTCAACGTTGACGTCTCCGGTCTGGAAGGCATGCTCAACAAGCTGGACACCACCATCGATGCCTTGTCGCAGACCACCGTCGACCCGGGCGATCCAGCAGTCAAGGCCGCCATTGCCGACAGCATGGACAGCACCAGCGCGACGCTGGAGCTGGTAGCGGGCAAGATCGCCACCTTCGGCGGCGCGCAAAACGTCATGGACACGCTGAACGGCAATCACGCCAACGTCAGCCTGTCGAACCAGAACGCGATTTTCGAATTGAATTCGCTGGACTACGGCCAGGCCACCGTCGAGCTGAACGGCTATAACACGGCGCTGCAAGCCTCGTACAAGGCTTACGCCAAAATCAGCGGCCTGTCGCTGTTCAACATCCTGTAATTTTATAAGCGCCGCCTCGTATGCAAATTTCGTCCGCCTCCACGCCTCCGGTGATTGTTCCCGGCGCCAACGCCGGCAGCAATGCCAGCGCGGTGGACGGTACCGCGCTGGGCTTGAACGGCGAAAACGCCGCCACCGCCACGCCGGTCACGCCGACCAATAATGCAGCGGCGCCGCTGCGGCGCGGTCTGAGCAATTGGGACCAGCCGCTGCAAGGCGATATCTCCGGCGCCCAGCAGGCGCTCGACTTTCTGGAACAGAGCGCGGCCCAGCTGCGCAGCCTGAAATCCGACCTCAGCACCCGGCTGGCGACCCGCCAGCGTTCCGACGGCGCGCTGGAAGCACGGGTGCGCCAGTTTAGCAACAGCTGGCGCAGCCGCACCAGCGCCTCCGGCGGCACGCTCGACAGCCAGCTGAATTTCAGCACCAAGGGCAGCAACACCAGCTTCACCGTGCGCGGCCTGAACCTGAGCAACCTGCGCGGCGGCGCCCGCGAGGTGATCGCCGTCTCTATTGGCGGCGGCCAGAATGTGCGCTCGGTGGTGCTGGAGCCGGGCTTGAGCGACGAGCAGATTGCTCAGCGCTTCAATGACGCGCTGGCGCCGGCCGGCGTGCGCGCCGAGATCAGCGACGACGGCCAGCTGACCTTTTCCACCGCGGAATCGCAGTGGGCCAATGTGCGCGACACCATCTCCCTGCAGGGCGGCGGCATCCGCTTCCCCGGCGGCCAGCTGACCCGCGTCAAGGCCGATGCGGAGGCGCCGCAAGTCGATCCGGACACCTGGCAAACCACCGACCTCGAATCGATCCGCACCACGCTGGCCCAGGTGGTGCAGTCGCTGTCCAAGGTCGAGCAGTCGATCGCCTCGGTGCGCCAGGCGCTGGCCCAGGTCGCGGCCCGCGTGCAAAGCGCCGATCCGACCGCCACCAAGGGCGGCATGGACCAGGTGGCGCAGAATTTCGTCTCCACCACCAAGCAGCCCGGCTACCAGTCGCTGCTGTCGATCACCTCGGCGCTGGCCGGCATCAGCCGCGAGCGCGTGATGTCGCTGCTGCGCCTGCGTTCTTGAACCGTTAGTGCAGTAGCTGCAGGCCGCGCTTGGCCAGAGCGGCCAGTTCTTGCGCCGGCAGCGCGCCGGCAAACGCATATCCCTGGGCATAATCGCAGCCGGCCATGGCCAGCAAGCCGCTTTGCGCCGCCGTCTCCACGCCCTCCGCCACTACCCGCAGCCCCAGCTTGTGGGCCATGACGATCAGCGCCTCGCACATCGCCAGGTCGCCGCTGTCGTTGGCCAGATGCTGGATAAAGCTGCGGTCCAGCTTGAGCAGGTCGATGCCGAAATGCTTGAGATGCGACAGCGAGGAATAGCCAGTGCCGAAATTATCCAGCGCCACCTGCAAGCCCATCTCGCGCAGGTCGCGCAGGCGTTCGGCGGCGCGGCTGGCGTCCATCAGCACGCCTTCGGTAATCTCCAGCACGATGCTGCGCGGCGCCAGGCCCAGCTCCGCCGCATGGCGCAGCCAGTCCACATACAGCGCGGTATCGCCGCGCAACTGCGCCGACGACTGGTTGATGCTGACCTGGAAGCCCTTGCCCAGCTCGTCCTGCCACTGGCGCGCCTGCTGCGCGGCCTGGCGGAACACCCAGTCGCCGATTTCCAGCATCATGCCGCCGGCTTCGGCGCACGGCAGGAATTCGGCCGGCGCCAGCAGTCCGCGCTGCGGATGGCGCCAGCGCAGCAGCGCTTCGGCGCGCTCGATCTTGCCGCTGCGCAGATTGACGATGGGCTGGTAATGCAGCGCGAACTGCTGCTGCGCCAGCGCCGTCCGCAGATCCAGCGTGGCCTGCTGGCGCGCCTGCGCCGCCAGTTGCAGATCTTGCGTGTAATAGCTGTAGCGGTTGCGGCCGCTTTGCTTGGCAGCGTACATGGCCTGGTCGGCCGCGCGCAGCAGCTCATCGGACGCGCTGGCGTCGGCCGGATACAGCGCGATGCCGACGCTGGCCGAGATCGACGGCTGCGCGCCGTCCAGCACGAACGGCCTGCTCAGCAGTGTCAGCATGCTCTGGGCGATGCGGTCGACGCCATCAACCTGTTCCAGCCCCGGCAGAATGACGATGAACTCGTCGCCGCCCAGGCGCGCCACCGTGTCCGAATTGCGCACGCAGCGGCCGATACGGCGCGCCGCTTCCACCAGCAAGGCGTCGCCCTGCGCATGGCCAAGCGTGTCGTTGACGGCTTTAAAACCGTCCAGATCGATGAACAGCAGCGCCAGCAGCAAGCCTTCGCGGCGCGCCTTCTTCAGCTCCTGGCCGAGGCGGTCCTGGAACATATGCCGGTTGGGCAGCGCGGTCAACGTGTCGAAGTTGGCCTGCTGCCAGATCAGCTCGGCGGAGGCGCGGCTGTCGGTGATGTCGCTGACCAGCGCCAGCGCGCCACGGTAGCCGCCCTCGCTGTCGAAGATCGGATTGGTGGCCAGCGTGGCCCACAGCTCGGCGCCGTCCTTGCGGAGGAATTTGAACTCGTGGCGCGCGGCCTGGCCCTGCTGACGGCGCGCGATATTGCGTTCGAGGATGGTGCGGCCTTCCTCGTCCATGAAGGCCACCAGCGGCTGTTCCAGCATCTCCTCGATACTGTAGCCGAGCATCTGCGCCATCTTCGGATTGACGAAGCTGGTACGGGCGGCGGCGTCGATTTCCCAGATCCCTTCCTCGGCATTGTGGACGATGCGGCGGAAGCGTTCCTCGCTGTGCTCCAGCGCCGGCAGCTTGCCTTCGGCCGGCTCCAGCACCACGCGCACGGCCTGGCCGCTGCTGTCGGCGCTGGCGCGCAGCGACACCGGAAAACCCTGGCGGTCGCGGCCGCGCAGCATCTGCAGATTGCATTGTTCGGGCTGGGCGCTGTTGACGGCGCGCCGCAGGAAACGGTCGAAGTCGTCGTGGAAGCGCGGCGCCACGAACTGGCGTAGCGTGGCCCGCTCGGGATTGGCGCGCGGAATGCCGAGCTGATCGGCACCGACCACATTCATCTGCAAGATGGTGGTATCGAACGACAACACGAAATAGCCGACCGGCGCCAGTAGGTAGATGTCGTTGAACCATGATGGCTCGACGGCATCGGCGGCGGCCGCATCAGCGTTTGCATTGATAGCATAAGGCTCGATCGCAGCCTGCCCCGGCAATACCGACAGGCCAGCAATCTCAGCGTGCATAGTCTTATCCATACACCCCCTTGGTTGATGTTTTAAGACTAACATCTCGCAACGGGGATGTCGAGCGTACCGCTTATCTGCTGCGGTGTGCGCGGTTCAAGCGTTGTTCCGCGCGCCGTTGCAGCGCCTCGAACAGCAGGCTGAGCAGCCAATAAATGGCCGCCGCGCTCAGGTACAGCGGCAGCGGCTGGAAGGTGGTGGCGATGACTTCCTTGGTCGACAGCATCAGCTCGGTCAGCGTGATGACCGACACCAGCGAAGTATCCTTGATCAGGCTGATCAGCGTATTGCTCATGGCAGGCACCGCTACCCGCAGCGCCTGCGGCAGCACCACGTAGTACAGCGTGCGCCAGTAGCCCAGGCCGAGGCTGTAGCTGGCCGCCCACTGGCCCTGGCTGATCGAGGAAATCGCGCCGCGCAGGCTCTCCGACAGGAAGGCGCCGGAGTTCAAACTGAGCGCCAGGATGCCGGCCGTGACCGGCGTAAATTCAATGCCGACACTGGGCAGGCCGTAGTAGATGACGAACATCTGCACCAGCAGCGGCGTGCCGCGCATCAGGCTGACATACACGCCGGCCGGCCACGCCAGCAGGCGGTACGGCAGCATGCGCAGCACCGCCACCGGGAAACCGATCAGCAGCCCGCCCACCATCGCCGCCAGCGCAAACAGCACCGTATAGCCGGCGCCGCGCAGCATCACCGGCGCGGCTTCGCGCAGCAGGTCCAGCAACTCCATCGCTTACGGCGCCTTGCTGACGTCGACGCCGAACCACTTCAGCGAGATGGCCTTGAGGCTGCCGTCTGCCGCCGCGTCCGCCAGTACCTTGTTCAGCGCCTGCTTGAATTCGGGATTGCCCTTCTTGAACGGAATGCCCATGCGCTCGACCGCGCCGACCTGCGCGCCAGCCTTGATCGGCAGTTTGGAGATCTTCAGCAGATAGGCCGACATCAGGCTATCGTTGAGTGCGGCGTCGATGCGGCCGGCCGCCAGGTCCGCCATGGTGTCCGGCGCCGCCGCATAGCTGCGCACTTCGATGCCGGTCGCAGCCTTGGCCTGCTGCTCGTAGACGCTGCCCTGCCCCACGCCCAGCTTCTTGCCCTTGAGGTCGGCCAGCGACTTGTAGCCGGCCGTCTCGTTGTTACGGACGATCAGCTGCGGCATCGAGTAGATATACGGTGCGGAAAAATCGAAGGCCTGCTCGCGTTTGGGATTGATGCCGACCTGGGCGACAATCACGTCATACTTGCCCGCCGCCAGCCCGGCCAGGATGCTGGCCCACTCGCTGGTGACGAATTCCACTTTCAGGCCCAGCTTGCTGGCGACCAGGCGCGCGACGTCGACGTCGTAGCCGGCCAGTTCGCCATTCTTCTCGCGGTAGTTAAACGGCGGATAGGTGCCTTCGGTCGCGACCTTCAGCGTGCCGCGCGCCTTGACGGTGGCCAGCAGGTCGGCCGCCGAAGCCGGCACAGCGAGGCTCAGCGCAACCAGCGCCAGCATAAATTCACGTTTCAACATGGAATTCCTTTCAGGGCGGACGCCTACCAGGCGCCCATGCGACGACGCAGGCCGAAGTTATGGCCAACGACCAGGATAGAACTGGCGATCAAACCGCTCAAGCCTATCATCAACTGCACCAGCTTATCGTCCGGCAGCACCCACAGCGACCCGGCCGGTGCTTCGGCAACGCGCGCGGCCGCCATGATCAGCGGCGCCACCCAGGACGCTTCGTCGGTCACGTCCAGCACCAGATGGCCGTCCTGCGTGGTTTGCAGATAGATCTCGCCGCCCTCGGCCAGCGTGAAGCAGACCCCATAGCCAGTCTCGTTCTTGCCGATATGCTGCTGCAAAGCCTGGTTGTGCTCTTCGATCCACAGTTCCACGTCGACGGGCGTTTCCAGCCCGCTCCACGTCACCGGACGGAAGCGTGGCGGCTCATTGTTGTCTTGCATGCTCATCCTGTTGCGTTGCCAAGACGCCAGTGTAGCCGATCGCGCTCAACCCTTCCAGGTGCGCTGCAAGCCGGTGTCGGCGTGGATCCAGCCGCCGCGCGGACCGGCGCGGTAATAGAAACCGACGCCGCCCTGGCGGAAACTCTTGACCAGCCCGCCCAGCACCTCGGCATTGAGCGTGGCGATGCGGATGTCGGCGGCGCGGCCGACCATGTGCAGCGACTGGCGCGCGGCCGGCACCCCGGCTTCGCGCAGCTTCTGGTTGGAAGCCGGCGTGCGGTAGCCGGACAAAATTTCCAGCGGCGCATCGATACCGTAGCGCTGCACGAAGGCTTGCGTGCCCCACAGCGTTTCAAACAGTTTGGGATCGATGGTGCGGGTCTCGTTGCCGCCGTTGACGTCGCGCAGCAAATGGCACAAGTCCTGGTAAGCCGATTCGATAATTTCGCCGTCTTTCCAGTACAGCAACTTGGCGCGCTCCTTGCTGGCCGGACGCACCACTTCAATAGTGCGCGGACGCAGCCAGAATTCCAGGTCAAGCGCCTGGGCGTCGAAAATATCGGGTGGCGGTTCCATGCCGTTCATGCCGGCGCCGGATGGGGCCAGTTGGTCGGCGGCGCGCGGCATGCTTTGCGCCTGCGCCTGAACTGGCGCCGCCGGTTTGACGACCGGCTTGCTGGAAGCCGTCGTGCTGCTATGCCGCACCGGCGTGCTGGTGGCACAGCCGATCAAGGGCACAGATAAAAAACTCGCAGCGGTCAGCCCTAACCCCTGCTGTATGAAAGCTCTGCGCGATGCCATAGTCTATCCGTGAAAAGCAATGTTGTTACTATAGCCTATGCAGAGGGAAACACAAATGACCCTAACTTACGCTTAAGAAATGATACAGCTGCGTGAGTGATACGAATATTGTGTATCGGAAATAGAATTTACCACAGAGTTATACAGCTTGCTAATGGCAGGCATTCCAACAATAAAGTATTCATATATGGTGCGTCGCAGTATAGTTCACTCATCGAATTAAGTTTTCCCGTTGAACTAACTACTGGAGCCTACCATGATCATCCGTTCTATCGCCGCCCTGTCCCTGATCACCCTGTCGACCCTGTCGAACCAAGCTAGCGCAGCTACCACCGCGCCACGTCTGGCCGATGCAGAATGCGACGCACCAGCCTACCGCAACGCATGGCAAGACGACGAACTGCAAGGCAACGTCAAACTGGCCGTGCTGGTAGATGCCAACGGCAATGTCAAAGACAGCAAAGTGATCTCGTCGAGCGGCCACGTCGCCCTGGACAAAGCATCGCTGCGCGCCAGCACCGCTTGCAAATTCAAGCCAGCCAGCAACGGCGCCGAGCCAGTCTGGGCCCAAGTGCAATACAAATGGGTACTGAACTAATCAGTGTGCGCAATGCGGCTCATGCTGCGCGCCGCGCCGGTTCCCCAAGCAACACCGAGCGCGGCTCATCCAGCAAGTAACCCTGCACCAGCAATGACACACCTGCGGCCGCGCCAAGTTCGCGCAACGCCGTCAGGTGCTGCTCCGTCTCTACCCGCTTGAACACCACCGCCACATTGGACGCAGCACTGCGCTGCAATAGCTCCAGCAATCCCTTCTGATCCTGCAATTCGCGCGCGTCGAGCTTGAACACGTCCGGCCGCAAACGATCCAGCACGCCCAGCCCATCGCGGGGACTGTTCACATTGACCGCAAAGCGGAAACCGTTGCGACGATAGTTGTCCGACACATAATTCAACAGCCAGCCCTGCTGCGGTGTGGCCGCCGGCAATTGCAGCACCACCCGGCCCAGCGGCAATTCCAGCGCATCGAGGATGCGGCGGAAGGCATGGCCGTGATTGCTGCTGACCGCGCTCAGCAGGCGGTCGTGCACGTTCAGGTACAGGTCGGCCGACGATTCGCCAGCCTGGCGGAAGAAATTAATCGCGTGCAGCATGCGGCACAGCCGGTCGAGTTCGATCGACTCGTCGTCGCTGGCGGCGTGGTCGAGCAGCTTCC from Duganella dendranthematis encodes:
- the flgK gene encoding flagellar hook-associated protein FlgK translates to MTITYNALSGALAAQAALNTVSQNLANVQTPGYTRQGVLLKATASDPGTLSAGNGVQIGSLLRFSNTYQLQQMWRANSDLGAHAQTQPYLTALETVMSDEQSSISYGIDNFFKALNAAGVDPTSSPLRQQVVTTANSMAQQFNSIYNVAANQVISVTQQQQAILPSLNESLAGIALLNKQIVSVGGTGTNTSALMDKREQLIDSVSAQVGVDVVYNPNGSVNVSLKSGEPLVMSDSASTVSYSTESGSPVLQLSYSNVKFTLDDTKVGGQLGGLGDFKQNTLIPLQTSIKELADQVATRINAAQATGYTAPGVTGEPMFEVPATTGIMQISDGFTSGGLAFSSDGTPGDSGNLQNLIDVKGQKIQLSSLGNTDVVLSDADTQLVGKLGIQSQQNQALLATATTVRSQAEDDWKSTSAVNSDEEGINLVEFQNMYQANMKVIAVANTLFESTLQMFG
- the flgL gene encoding flagellar hook-associated protein FlgL, whose product is MRIATSQFQATMTRSLQYNQGQLSSLSAQMSSGNKIQVPSDDPVTAVRLSRLAREEAILGQYQDNIGAIKIRLSSNETYLQSMVNDITQAHDQLVLAADGSNTGDDLKSMVTTFTSLRDSLLYSANEKDQEGNYVFSGTATGTPAISYDASAPLGSRYTFSGNTNQQKSVIGNGISQTVNVDVSGLEGMLNKLDTTIDALSQTTVDPGDPAVKAAIADSMDSTSATLELVAGKIATFGGAQNVMDTLNGNHANVSLSNQNAIFELNSLDYGQATVELNGYNTALQASYKAYAKISGLSLFNIL
- a CDS encoding putative bifunctional diguanylate cyclase/phosphodiesterase encodes the protein MHAEIAGLSVLPGQAAIEPYAINANADAAAADAVEPSWFNDIYLLAPVGYFVLSFDTTILQMNVVGADQLGIPRANPERATLRQFVAPRFHDDFDRFLRRAVNSAQPEQCNLQMLRGRDRQGFPVSLRASADSSGQAVRVVLEPAEGKLPALEHSEERFRRIVHNAEEGIWEIDAAARTSFVNPKMAQMLGYSIEEMLEQPLVAFMDEEGRTILERNIARRQQGQAARHEFKFLRKDGAELWATLATNPIFDSEGGYRGALALVSDITDSRASAELIWQQANFDTLTALPNRHMFQDRLGQELKKARREGLLLALLFIDLDGFKAVNDTLGHAQGDALLVEAARRIGRCVRNSDTVARLGGDEFIVILPGLEQVDGVDRIAQSMLTLLSRPFVLDGAQPSISASVGIALYPADASASDELLRAADQAMYAAKQSGRNRYSYYTQDLQLAAQARQQATLDLRTALAQQQFALHYQPIVNLRSGKIERAEALLRWRHPQRGLLAPAEFLPCAEAGGMMLEIGDWVFRQAAQQARQWQDELGKGFQVSINQSSAQLRGDTALYVDWLRHAAELGLAPRSIVLEITEGVLMDASRAAERLRDLREMGLQVALDNFGTGYSSLSHLKHFGIDLLKLDRSFIQHLANDSGDLAMCEALIVMAHKLGLRVVAEGVETAAQSGLLAMAGCDYAQGYAFAGALPAQELAALAKRGLQLLH
- a CDS encoding amino acid ABC transporter permease; translation: MELLDLLREAAPVMLRGAGYTVLFALAAMVGGLLIGFPVAVLRMLPYRLLAWPAGVYVSLMRGTPLLVQMFVIYYGLPSVGIEFTPVTAGILALSLNSGAFLSESLRGAISSISQGQWAASYSLGLGYWRTLYYVVLPQALRVAVPAMSNTLISLIKDTSLVSVITLTELMLSTKEVIATTFQPLPLYLSAAAIYWLLSLLFEALQRRAEQRLNRAHRSR
- a CDS encoding transporter substrate-binding domain-containing protein, which gives rise to MLKREFMLALVALSLAVPASAADLLATVKARGTLKVATEGTYPPFNYREKNGELAGYDVDVARLVASKLGLKVEFVTSEWASILAGLAAGKYDVIVAQVGINPKREQAFDFSAPYIYSMPQLIVRNNETAGYKSLADLKGKKLGVGQGSVYEQQAKAATGIEVRSYAAAPDTMADLAAGRIDAALNDSLMSAYLLKISKLPIKAGAQVGAVERMGIPFKKGNPEFKQALNKVLADAAADGSLKAISLKWFGVDVSKAP
- a CDS encoding YcbK family protein, translated to MASRRAFIQQGLGLTAASFLSVPLIGCATSTPVRHSSTTASSKPVVKPAAPVQAQAQSMPRAADQLAPSGAGMNGMEPPPDIFDAQALDLEFWLRPRTIEVVRPASKERAKLLYWKDGEIIESAYQDLCHLLRDVNGGNETRTIDPKLFETLWGTQAFVQRYGIDAPLEILSGYRTPASNQKLREAGVPAARQSLHMVGRAADIRIATLNAEVLGGLVKSFRQGGVGFYYRAGPRGGWIHADTGLQRTWKG
- a CDS encoding energy transducer TonB encodes the protein MIIRSIAALSLITLSTLSNQASAATTAPRLADAECDAPAYRNAWQDDELQGNVKLAVLVDANGNVKDSKVISSSGHVALDKASLRASTACKFKPASNGAEPVWAQVQYKWVLN
- a CDS encoding EAL domain-containing protein, whose product is MSFPILQKYLARLSDATGAASSIWLDHEGKAQGRFFNCTMSSAFQPIRQLDGGAAQAYEGLARSVSAQDQGLSLWKLLDHAASDDESIELDRLCRMLHAINFFRQAGESSADLYLNVHDRLLSAVSSNHGHAFRRILDALELPLGRVVLQLPAATPQQGWLLNYVSDNYRRNGFRFAVNVNSPRDGLGVLDRLRPDVFKLDARELQDQKGLLELLQRSAASNVAVVFKRVETEQHLTALRELGAAAGVSLLVQGYLLDEPRSVLLGEPARRAA